From Microbacterium pseudoresistens, the proteins below share one genomic window:
- a CDS encoding acylphosphatase: MRHPERMRSVHVIVRGRVQGVGFRWFTRDAAETAGIAGWVRNRRDGTVEAELHGDDQAVSTVLNRLSEGPEWSNVDDLAVTDAEPAPLYAGFDIRPTV, encoded by the coding sequence ATGAGGCATCCTGAGCGGATGAGATCGGTTCACGTCATCGTCCGCGGTCGAGTGCAGGGCGTCGGTTTCCGCTGGTTCACTCGTGACGCCGCCGAGACCGCCGGCATCGCGGGATGGGTCCGCAATCGTCGTGACGGCACGGTCGAAGCGGAACTGCATGGCGATGATCAGGCGGTGAGCACTGTGCTGAACCGCCTCTCCGAAGGTCCTGAGTGGTCGAATGTCGACGACCTGGCCGTAACCGACGCAGAGCCTGCTCCCCTATATGCGGGGTTCGATATACGTCCGACCGTCTGA
- a CDS encoding type II toxin-antitoxin system Phd/YefM family antitoxin, with amino-acid sequence MAEVAARELRNDTAGVLRRVEAGEDVTITVHGHPVARVVPIRSQRRWANTAELLDIVENHQADPGLRVQLTELVGEMTDEATDPWPN; translated from the coding sequence ATGGCAGAGGTGGCGGCTCGAGAACTGCGGAACGACACCGCAGGCGTGCTCCGTCGTGTCGAGGCGGGAGAGGACGTCACGATCACCGTGCACGGACACCCCGTGGCGCGGGTCGTCCCGATCCGTTCTCAGCGACGCTGGGCGAACACTGCGGAACTTCTCGACATCGTGGAGAACCATCAGGCGGATCCGGGGCTGCGTGTGCAACTCACGGAACTCGTGGGGGAGATGACGGACGAAGCGACGGATCCGTGGCCGAACTGA
- a CDS encoding PIN domain-containing protein, whose protein sequence is MAELTRGIIDTSVLIAGETGRRLNRELLPTETATTVITLAELRLGVLAAPDAASRSRRLDTVESISNMLVFDVDDAAARVWASLRITLRDRNRRMSVNDLWIAAIASANHLPVVTQDTDFDALDGVAGIEIIRV, encoded by the coding sequence GTGGCCGAACTGACACGCGGGATCATCGACACCTCGGTTCTGATTGCGGGTGAGACCGGGCGTCGGCTCAACCGAGAGCTTCTTCCCACGGAGACGGCAACGACGGTGATCACGTTGGCGGAGTTGCGGCTCGGTGTGCTCGCAGCGCCCGATGCGGCGTCACGCTCGCGTCGCCTGGATACGGTCGAGAGCATCAGCAACATGCTGGTGTTCGACGTGGATGACGCCGCGGCCCGGGTCTGGGCATCGTTGCGGATCACCCTGCGTGACAGGAACAGGCGGATGAGCGTGAATGATCTCTGGATCGCGGCGATCGCCTCGGCCAATCATCTGCCGGTCGTCACGCAGGACACCGACTTCGACGCGCTCGACGGCGTCGCCGGGATCGAGATCATTCGTGTCTGA
- a CDS encoding DEAD/DEAH box helicase has product MSEDTAAVTESADDTAQAPGFDDLGISGAVLAAIRDLGYETPSAIQAATIPLLLEGRDVLGMAQTGTGKTAAFALPVLERLDLSQKTPQALVLAPTRELALQVCEAFESYASKMKGVHVLPVYGGQGYGVQLSALRRGVHIVVGTPGRIMDHLAKGTLDLSELTYLVLDEADEMLKMGFAEDVEEILSQTPEEKQVALFSATMPAQIRRLAQKYLHDPEEVAIKGKTATNANITQRYLVVSYQQKVDALTRILEVENFDGMIVFVRTKNETETLAEKLRARGYSAAAINGDVPQVQRERSVNQLKDGKLDILVATDVAARGLDVERISHVVNFDIPTDTESYVHRIGRTGRAGRSGDAISFITPRERYLLKHIEKATRQQPAQMQLPTTDDVNTTRLARFDDAITAALQDAGRIEGFRDIIDHYVRHHDVPETDVAAALAVVAQGETPLLLDPENDALSKAVERDNRPPREGRDRPAQEPRERRGRGDYAPYRIEVGRRHRVEPRQIVGALANEGGLGRDDFGAIAIKPDFSIVELPASMDAAVLEKLRDTRISGRLIEIKPDRGVPGRRSPREGGYERRDRRNDRADKPYRKPRHKS; this is encoded by the coding sequence GTGAGTGAAGACACGGCCGCAGTGACCGAATCCGCCGACGATACCGCGCAAGCGCCCGGGTTCGACGACCTGGGGATCAGCGGGGCGGTGCTCGCCGCGATCCGCGACCTCGGCTACGAGACGCCATCCGCCATCCAGGCGGCGACGATCCCGTTGCTGCTGGAGGGACGCGACGTGCTCGGCATGGCGCAGACCGGCACCGGCAAGACCGCCGCGTTCGCGCTTCCCGTGCTCGAACGCCTCGACCTGTCGCAGAAGACGCCCCAGGCGCTCGTGCTCGCCCCCACGCGAGAGCTCGCCCTGCAGGTGTGCGAGGCATTCGAGTCGTACGCCTCGAAGATGAAGGGCGTGCACGTGCTGCCCGTCTACGGGGGGCAGGGGTACGGCGTGCAGCTGTCGGCCCTGCGCCGCGGGGTGCACATCGTCGTCGGCACTCCCGGCCGCATCATGGACCACCTCGCCAAGGGCACGCTCGACCTCTCTGAGCTCACCTATCTCGTGCTCGACGAGGCCGACGAGATGCTCAAGATGGGCTTCGCCGAAGATGTCGAGGAGATCCTCTCCCAGACGCCCGAGGAGAAGCAGGTCGCGCTGTTCTCAGCCACCATGCCCGCGCAGATCCGCCGGCTCGCGCAGAAGTACCTGCACGACCCCGAAGAGGTCGCGATCAAGGGCAAGACCGCGACGAACGCGAACATCACGCAGCGCTACCTCGTCGTCTCGTATCAGCAGAAGGTCGATGCCCTCACTCGCATCCTTGAGGTGGAGAACTTCGACGGGATGATCGTGTTCGTGCGCACGAAGAACGAGACCGAGACGCTCGCCGAGAAGCTCCGCGCCCGCGGCTACTCCGCCGCGGCGATCAACGGCGACGTGCCGCAGGTGCAGCGCGAGCGCAGCGTCAATCAGCTCAAGGACGGCAAGCTCGACATCCTCGTCGCCACCGACGTCGCGGCCCGAGGGCTCGACGTGGAGCGCATCAGCCACGTCGTGAACTTCGACATCCCCACCGACACCGAGTCGTACGTGCACCGCATCGGCCGCACCGGCCGGGCCGGACGCTCCGGCGACGCGATCAGCTTCATCACGCCGCGCGAGCGATACCTGCTCAAGCACATCGAAAAGGCCACCAGGCAGCAGCCCGCCCAGATGCAGCTGCCGACGACGGACGACGTCAACACGACCCGGCTCGCCCGCTTCGACGACGCCATCACCGCCGCGTTGCAGGATGCCGGCCGGATCGAAGGCTTCCGTGACATCATCGACCACTACGTGCGCCACCATGACGTGCCGGAGACCGACGTCGCCGCGGCCCTGGCCGTCGTCGCGCAGGGAGAGACGCCGCTGCTGCTCGATCCTGAGAACGATGCCCTGTCCAAGGCGGTCGAGCGCGACAACCGTCCGCCGCGCGAGGGCCGCGACCGACCTGCCCAAGAGCCGCGGGAGCGCCGGGGGCGAGGTGACTACGCGCCGTACCGCATCGAAGTGGGCCGCCGGCACCGCGTCGAGCCCCGACAGATCGTGGGTGCGCTCGCCAACGAGGGCGGCCTGGGTCGCGACGACTTCGGCGCCATCGCCATCAAGCCGGACTTCTCGATCGTCGAGCTTCCCGCGAGCATGGACGCGGCGGTGCTGGAGAAGCTGCGCGACACGCGTATCTCCGGCCGTCTCATCGAGATCAAGCCCGACCGTGGCGTTCCCGGCCGTCGCTCGCCTCGTGAGGGCGGCTACGAGCGCCGTGATCGTCGCAATGACCGTGCCGACAAGCCCTATCGCAAGCCCCGCCATAAGAGCTGA
- a CDS encoding long-chain-fatty-acid--CoA ligase encodes MTSFDPPRPWTASYADGVPDDLGSVEGCLTDLIDASARDYPDAPALEFFGRTTAYRDLKDAIDRVAAGLRELGVSKGDPVAIVLPNCPQHIVAFYAVLRLGAVVVEHNPLYTARELRKQFEDHGAKHAIVWSKVVATVQEFPDDLAVSALVTVDVTKAMPLLTRLALRLPVAKARESRAALTAPVRGAISWESLVGHEPLPASHPRPDTNDLAIIQYTSGTTGTPKGAALTHRNLLANAAQAGAWIPEVTRGAGTVFYAVLPMFHAYGLTLCLTFAMSVGARLVLFPKFDPEMVLDVVRKRPATVLPLVPPIAERLLTTAEEKGVSLRGIGIAVSGAMALDQALVEPWEVETGGYLVEGYGLSECSPVLAVNPVADNRRAGSIGLPLPGTEVRLADPDDPAREVDAGQPGELQVRGPQVFQGYYGKPEETAAVFWDDWFRTGDVAVMDDDGFLRIVDRIKELIITGGFNVAPTEVETVLRQHPDVQDAAVVGLHSDRSGEEVVAAIVVDPGTDPDVEAIRTFARGILTPYKVPRRIFVVDELPKSLIGKVLRRQVRDQLVALTTATDAPT; translated from the coding sequence ATGACCTCGTTCGATCCTCCGCGCCCCTGGACCGCAAGCTATGCCGACGGGGTGCCCGACGATCTGGGATCTGTGGAAGGATGCCTGACCGATCTCATCGACGCCTCCGCGCGCGACTACCCGGATGCGCCAGCACTGGAGTTCTTCGGGCGCACCACCGCGTATCGCGACCTCAAGGACGCGATCGACCGCGTAGCGGCAGGGCTGCGCGAGCTCGGTGTCTCGAAGGGCGATCCCGTCGCGATCGTGCTTCCGAACTGTCCGCAGCACATCGTGGCGTTCTATGCCGTGCTGCGACTGGGCGCCGTCGTCGTCGAGCACAACCCGCTCTACACGGCACGCGAGCTGCGCAAGCAGTTCGAGGATCACGGCGCGAAGCACGCCATCGTGTGGAGCAAGGTCGTCGCGACCGTGCAGGAGTTCCCCGACGACCTGGCCGTGAGTGCGCTCGTCACGGTCGACGTGACCAAGGCCATGCCTCTGCTCACCCGGCTGGCGCTGCGCCTCCCCGTCGCCAAGGCTCGGGAGTCGCGCGCCGCGCTCACCGCACCGGTGCGCGGCGCGATCTCCTGGGAGTCGCTGGTCGGGCACGAGCCGCTCCCCGCGTCCCATCCTCGGCCGGATACGAACGACCTGGCGATCATCCAATACACCTCCGGTACGACAGGAACGCCCAAGGGCGCCGCGCTCACGCATCGCAACCTGCTCGCCAATGCCGCGCAGGCCGGCGCCTGGATCCCCGAGGTCACCCGCGGCGCGGGCACCGTGTTCTACGCCGTACTGCCGATGTTCCACGCATACGGGCTCACCCTGTGCCTCACCTTCGCGATGTCGGTGGGTGCGAGGCTCGTGCTGTTCCCGAAGTTCGATCCCGAGATGGTGCTCGACGTCGTGCGCAAACGCCCGGCCACCGTCCTCCCGCTCGTTCCGCCGATCGCCGAGCGGCTGCTGACGACGGCGGAGGAGAAGGGCGTCTCGTTGCGCGGCATCGGGATCGCCGTGTCGGGCGCCATGGCGCTGGATCAGGCTCTCGTCGAGCCGTGGGAGGTCGAGACCGGAGGCTACCTCGTCGAAGGCTACGGCCTCAGCGAGTGCTCCCCCGTACTCGCGGTCAACCCGGTGGCGGACAACCGCAGGGCGGGCAGCATCGGCCTGCCGTTGCCGGGCACCGAGGTGCGCCTGGCCGACCCCGACGACCCCGCACGCGAGGTCGACGCTGGTCAGCCGGGCGAGCTGCAGGTGCGCGGCCCGCAGGTGTTCCAGGGCTACTACGGCAAGCCCGAGGAGACCGCGGCGGTGTTCTGGGACGACTGGTTCCGCACCGGCGATGTCGCCGTCATGGACGACGATGGGTTCCTCCGCATCGTCGACCGCATCAAAGAGCTCATCATCACCGGAGGGTTCAACGTGGCGCCCACCGAGGTCGAGACCGTGCTGCGCCAGCATCCCGACGTGCAGGATGCCGCCGTCGTCGGCCTGCACAGCGACCGTTCCGGCGAAGAGGTCGTAGCCGCGATCGTCGTCGACCCGGGCACGGATCCCGATGTCGAGGCGATCCGCACCTTCGCCCGCGGCATCCTCACTCCGTACAAGGTGCCGCGCCGCATCTTCGTCGTCGACGAGCTGCCCAAGAGCCTGATCGGCAAGGTGCTGCGTCGCCAGGTGCGCGACCAGCTCGTCGCCCTCACCACAGCGACCGACGCGCCGACCTGA
- the gatC gene encoding Asp-tRNA(Asn)/Glu-tRNA(Gln) amidotransferase subunit GatC, whose amino-acid sequence MSEITPNLVRHLGVLARIQLNDDEVTRLTGQLDAIVDNIAKVSQVATPDVAATSHPIPLANVFRPDEVGETLTHEQVLQNAPDAADGRFRVTAILGEEQ is encoded by the coding sequence GTGTCTGAAATCACCCCCAATCTTGTGCGCCATCTCGGCGTGCTCGCGCGCATCCAGCTGAACGACGACGAGGTGACGCGGCTCACGGGCCAGCTCGACGCCATCGTCGACAACATCGCGAAGGTCTCGCAGGTCGCGACTCCCGATGTCGCCGCCACGAGCCACCCGATTCCGCTTGCGAACGTGTTCCGTCCCGACGAGGTCGGCGAGACGCTCACGCACGAGCAGGTGCTGCAGAACGCGCCGGATGCCGCGGACGGCCGCTTTCGCGTCACCGCGATCCTCGGTGAAGAACAATGA
- the gatA gene encoding Asp-tRNA(Asn)/Glu-tRNA(Gln) amidotransferase subunit GatA: MTDIIRLTAAELADKLTAGEISSREATQAHLDRIAAVDGDVHAFLHVNGGALAAADAIDSARAAGEQLHPLAGVPLAIKDVLVTTDQPTTSGSKILEGYLSPYDATVVARSRAAGLVPLGKTNMDEFAMGSSTEHSAYGPTRNPWNLDRIPGGSGGGSAAAVAAFEAPLALGSDTGGSIRQPAHVTGTVGVKPTYGGVSRYGAIALASSLDQVGPVTRTVLDSGLLHDVIAGHDPHDSTSLEDAWPSFADAAREGARGDVLKGLRVGVIEELPDSGFQPGVAASFRASLDLLEQNGAEIVEISTPHFEYGVAAYYLILPAEASSNLAKFDSVRFGLRVTPEGNPTVEDVMSATREAGFGDEVKRRIILGTYALSAGYYDAYYGSAQKVRTLIQQDFDQAFEHVDVIATPSAPTTAFKIGEKIDDPLQMYLNDLTTIPANLAGVPGISIPSGLADDDGLPVGIQFLAPAREDARLYRVGAALETALVDSWGAPLLTRAPQLAGGNR; the protein is encoded by the coding sequence GTGACGGACATCATCCGGCTGACCGCCGCCGAGCTCGCCGACAAGCTCACCGCGGGTGAGATCTCCAGCCGTGAGGCCACGCAGGCGCACCTCGACCGCATCGCCGCCGTCGACGGCGACGTCCACGCCTTCCTGCACGTCAACGGCGGCGCTCTCGCCGCCGCGGACGCGATCGACTCGGCCCGCGCGGCGGGGGAGCAGCTGCACCCGCTCGCCGGCGTCCCGCTCGCGATCAAGGACGTCCTCGTCACCACCGACCAGCCCACCACCAGCGGATCGAAGATCCTCGAGGGCTACCTGTCGCCCTACGACGCGACGGTCGTCGCACGGTCGCGTGCGGCCGGTCTCGTCCCGCTCGGCAAGACGAACATGGACGAGTTCGCGATGGGCTCGTCGACCGAGCACTCCGCGTACGGCCCTACCCGGAACCCGTGGAATCTCGACCGGATCCCCGGCGGTTCGGGCGGAGGCTCGGCCGCGGCGGTCGCCGCCTTCGAAGCGCCGCTCGCCCTGGGCTCGGACACCGGCGGTTCGATCCGTCAGCCCGCGCACGTCACGGGAACCGTCGGAGTCAAACCGACGTACGGCGGCGTCAGCCGCTACGGTGCCATCGCCCTGGCCTCGAGCCTCGACCAGGTCGGGCCCGTCACGCGCACGGTTCTCGACTCCGGTCTTCTTCACGACGTCATCGCCGGTCATGACCCGCACGACTCCACGTCGCTGGAAGATGCCTGGCCGTCGTTCGCGGATGCGGCTCGCGAGGGCGCCCGCGGGGACGTGCTGAAGGGCCTGCGAGTCGGCGTCATCGAGGAGCTTCCGGACTCCGGCTTCCAGCCCGGTGTCGCGGCATCCTTCCGCGCCTCGCTCGACCTGCTCGAGCAGAACGGTGCCGAGATCGTCGAGATCTCCACGCCCCATTTCGAGTACGGCGTTGCGGCGTACTACCTGATCCTGCCCGCCGAGGCGTCGAGCAACCTCGCGAAGTTCGACTCCGTGCGCTTCGGCCTGCGCGTCACACCAGAAGGCAACCCGACCGTAGAAGACGTGATGTCGGCCACCCGCGAGGCCGGCTTCGGCGATGAGGTCAAGCGCCGCATCATCCTTGGCACCTATGCGCTGTCGGCCGGATATTACGACGCCTACTACGGCAGCGCTCAGAAGGTGCGCACGCTCATCCAGCAGGACTTCGACCAGGCCTTCGAGCACGTCGACGTGATCGCGACGCCGTCGGCGCCGACCACGGCGTTCAAGATCGGCGAGAAGATCGACGACCCGCTGCAGATGTACCTGAACGACCTGACGACGATCCCCGCGAACCTCGCCGGGGTCCCGGGCATCTCGATCCCGTCGGGCCTCGCGGACGATGACGGGCTGCCGGTCGGCATCCAGTTCCTCGCCCCGGCGCGGGAAGACGCCCGCCTGTACCGGGTGGGCGCGGCGCTGGAGACGGCGCTCGTCGACTCGTGGGGAGCCCCGCTGCTCACCAGGGCCCCGCAGCTGGCAGGAGGGAATCGCTGA
- the gatB gene encoding Asp-tRNA(Asn)/Glu-tRNA(Gln) amidotransferase subunit GatB has translation MAAAKLMDFDKALELFEPVLGFEVHVELNTNTKMFSAAPNPANAKYHAAEPNTLIAPVDLGLPGAMPVVNETAIRSSISLGLALGCSIAESSRFARKNYFYPDLGKNYQISQYDEPIAFEGSVEVELEDGSLVTVPIERAHMEEDAGKLTHMGGSTGRIQGAEYSLVDYNRAGVPLVEIVTKTIFGADRRAPEVAKAYVSTIRDIVRSLGISEARLERGNLRCDANVSLRPRVAEGKEPAPLGTRTETKNVNSMRSVERAVRYEIQRQAQILADGGTITQETRHWHEDTGTTSPGRPKSDADDYRYFPEPDLLPVQPAASLVEELRAALPEQPVARRRRLKAEWGFTDLEYQDVRNSDLVDVVEATIAAGSTPAAARKWWTGEITRLANAQEKDAATLVSPENVAALQKLVDEGTLTDKLARQVLEGVIAGEGTPQEVVDARGLAVVSDDGALIAAIDEALAAQPDVMAKIKDGKVQAAGAIIGAVMKAMKGQADAARVRELILERANS, from the coding sequence ATGGCCGCGGCAAAGCTCATGGACTTTGACAAGGCCCTCGAACTGTTCGAGCCGGTGCTCGGCTTCGAGGTGCACGTCGAGCTCAACACCAACACGAAGATGTTCTCGGCGGCGCCGAACCCGGCCAACGCGAAGTATCACGCCGCCGAGCCGAACACGCTCATCGCCCCGGTAGACCTTGGCCTGCCCGGCGCGATGCCGGTGGTGAATGAGACGGCGATCCGGTCGTCGATCAGTCTGGGACTCGCCCTGGGCTGCTCGATCGCCGAGTCCAGCCGCTTCGCGCGCAAGAACTACTTCTACCCGGATCTGGGCAAGAACTACCAGATCTCGCAGTACGACGAGCCCATCGCTTTCGAGGGATCCGTCGAGGTCGAACTCGAAGACGGCAGCCTGGTGACCGTGCCGATCGAGCGCGCGCACATGGAGGAGGATGCGGGCAAGCTCACCCACATGGGTGGCTCCACAGGCCGCATTCAGGGCGCCGAGTATTCGCTCGTCGACTACAACCGTGCCGGCGTCCCGCTCGTCGAGATCGTCACCAAGACGATCTTCGGCGCGGATCGCCGTGCTCCGGAGGTCGCCAAGGCGTACGTCTCGACGATCCGCGATATCGTCCGCAGCCTGGGCATCTCCGAGGCGCGCCTGGAGCGCGGCAACCTGCGCTGCGACGCGAACGTGTCGCTGCGTCCGCGCGTCGCGGAGGGGAAGGAGCCGGCACCGCTGGGCACCCGCACGGAGACGAAGAACGTCAACTCCATGCGGTCGGTCGAGCGCGCCGTGCGGTACGAGATCCAGCGCCAGGCGCAGATCCTCGCCGACGGCGGCACGATCACGCAGGAGACCCGTCACTGGCACGAGGACACCGGCACGACCTCGCCGGGGCGTCCCAAATCGGATGCCGACGACTACCGGTACTTCCCCGAGCCCGACCTGTTGCCCGTGCAGCCTGCGGCCTCGCTCGTCGAGGAGCTTCGCGCGGCACTGCCCGAGCAGCCGGTGGCGCGTCGTCGGCGGTTGAAGGCCGAGTGGGGCTTCACTGACCTCGAGTATCAGGACGTGCGCAACAGCGACCTGGTCGACGTCGTCGAGGCGACGATCGCCGCGGGGTCGACGCCCGCCGCTGCCCGCAAGTGGTGGACGGGCGAGATCACCCGCCTCGCGAACGCGCAAGAGAAGGATGCCGCGACGCTGGTCAGCCCCGAGAACGTCGCTGCCCTGCAGAAGCTCGTGGACGAGGGAACTCTGACCGACAAGCTCGCCCGTCAGGTCCTCGAGGGCGTCATCGCCGGCGAGGGCACGCCGCAGGAGGTCGTCGACGCCCGCGGTCTCGCCGTTGTCTCGGACGACGGGGCGCTCATCGCCGCGATCGACGAGGCACTGGCCGCGCAGCCCGACGTCATGGCGAAGATCAAGGACGGCAAGGTGCAGGCCGCCGGCGCCATCATCGGCGCGGTCATGAAGGCCATGAAGGGGCAGGCGGATGCCGCGCGCGTCCGCGAACTGATCCTCGAGCGCGCGAACAGCTGA
- the dinB gene encoding DNA polymerase IV, which yields MGRGDGSGRVVSPDDADDTGAGILHVDMDAFYASVAVLDDPSLRGLPLIIGGRDGRSVVSSASYEARRYGVRAAMPVGQAIRLCPAARVVPPDFPRYQDVSRHVMTIFESFTPLVEPLSIDEAFLDVRGARRLWGSPGRIARLIRARVIDEVGITCSVGAAATKHVAKMASTLAKPDGLLIVSEAHTRRFLEPLPVRAMWGVGPKAAETLESRGIRTIADIRATPVSALERAVGAALAARLHDLAEGRDPRAVETTRVEKSVGHEETFEHDITDPAVLRSELLRLADRVAARLRRAGWEAGGVAIKVRFSDFTTLSRSQTLAEPTSVGQRLGEVAQRLFEAIERRDPVRLIGVRAERLGAAGGGLALWDDDAHWRRVEGALDDAHARFGSSMITRARHVGAGDGRGSARHPRDHGVE from the coding sequence ATGGGACGCGGTGACGGATCCGGACGCGTCGTTTCGCCCGACGACGCCGATGACACGGGTGCGGGAATCCTTCACGTCGACATGGACGCGTTCTACGCCTCCGTCGCCGTGCTCGACGATCCGTCGCTGCGCGGGCTGCCCCTGATCATCGGCGGCCGCGATGGGCGCTCGGTGGTCTCCAGCGCCTCGTACGAGGCTCGACGCTACGGGGTGCGCGCCGCGATGCCCGTCGGCCAGGCGATCCGGCTCTGTCCGGCCGCGCGTGTCGTACCGCCGGACTTTCCGCGCTATCAGGACGTGTCGCGCCACGTGATGACGATCTTCGAGTCGTTCACGCCGCTTGTCGAGCCGCTCTCGATCGATGAGGCCTTCCTCGACGTGCGCGGCGCACGGCGGCTGTGGGGGAGTCCCGGGCGCATCGCCCGACTCATCCGGGCGCGCGTCATCGACGAAGTCGGCATCACCTGCAGCGTGGGCGCGGCGGCCACGAAGCACGTCGCCAAGATGGCATCGACGTTAGCCAAGCCCGACGGATTGCTGATCGTCTCCGAAGCACACACGAGGCGGTTTCTGGAGCCGTTGCCCGTACGCGCGATGTGGGGCGTCGGGCCGAAGGCGGCCGAGACCCTGGAGTCGCGCGGCATCCGCACGATCGCCGACATCCGCGCCACGCCCGTCTCGGCGCTGGAGCGGGCCGTCGGAGCCGCCTTGGCCGCACGGCTGCACGACCTGGCCGAGGGGCGCGACCCGCGGGCCGTCGAGACCACGCGCGTCGAGAAAAGCGTAGGACATGAGGAGACCTTCGAACACGACATCACCGATCCCGCCGTGCTCCGCTCGGAGCTGCTGCGGCTCGCCGACCGCGTGGCCGCGCGCCTGCGCAGGGCCGGCTGGGAGGCGGGCGGAGTCGCGATCAAGGTGCGCTTCTCCGACTTCACCACGCTGTCGCGTTCGCAGACCCTGGCGGAACCGACGTCGGTGGGCCAGCGTCTCGGCGAGGTGGCTCAGCGGCTCTTCGAGGCGATAGAACGACGCGATCCGGTGCGGCTGATCGGCGTGCGCGCCGAACGCCTCGGCGCCGCGGGAGGAGGACTTGCGCTCTGGGACGACGATGCGCACTGGCGACGGGTCGAGGGCGCGCTCGACGATGCGCATGCGAGGTTCGGCTCGTCGATGATCACCCGGGCCCGTCATGTCGGCGCAGGCGACGGGCGCGGCTCCGCCCGGCATCCGCGCGATCACGGTGTGGAATGA
- a CDS encoding DUF2017 family protein, with protein sequence MNDRIVLVPLARLEGRHLAGLVDEFVALLTDTASDANDPGLDRLTPEAYPDDAEASAEFSRATADDLLDRRAADARTVRAALQRFVDGEGEGEDLDPLDVVIDERELDAWLRTLTALRLVIATRLSVADGVDPHDHEDPRFGVYDWLGYRLDGLIEAADARDL encoded by the coding sequence GTGAACGATCGCATCGTGCTCGTGCCGCTCGCGCGGCTCGAGGGACGGCATCTCGCGGGGCTCGTGGACGAGTTCGTCGCTCTGCTCACGGACACCGCATCCGACGCGAATGACCCGGGGCTGGACAGGTTGACTCCCGAGGCTTATCCGGATGATGCCGAGGCCTCGGCAGAGTTCTCCCGCGCCACGGCGGACGACCTGCTCGACCGCCGGGCCGCCGACGCACGCACCGTGCGCGCCGCGCTGCAGCGCTTCGTCGACGGCGAGGGCGAAGGGGAAGATCTGGATCCGCTCGACGTGGTGATCGATGAGCGAGAGCTGGACGCCTGGCTGCGCACCCTCACTGCACTGCGCCTGGTGATCGCGACCCGCCTCAGCGTCGCCGACGGCGTTGATCCGCACGACCACGAAGACCCCCGCTTCGGGGTGTACGACTGGCTCGGCTACCGTCTCGACGGCCTGATCGAGGCCGCCGACGCACGCGATCTCTGA
- the clpS gene encoding ATP-dependent Clp protease adapter ClpS produces the protein MSTPAIVPDVEQDLDLRAAPAHPWELVVWDDPVNLMTYVSRVFRTYFGYSAEHAQRLMLAVHNDGHAVVATGPRETMEVHAQAMHHYGLWATVRKGSE, from the coding sequence ATGAGCACACCTGCGATCGTTCCCGACGTCGAACAGGACCTCGACCTGCGCGCAGCACCCGCGCATCCGTGGGAGCTGGTGGTGTGGGACGATCCGGTCAATCTCATGACCTACGTCTCGCGCGTCTTCCGCACCTACTTCGGCTATTCGGCGGAACACGCGCAGCGCCTCATGCTCGCGGTGCACAACGACGGGCATGCGGTGGTGGCCACCGGGCCCCGAGAGACGATGGAGGTGCATGCCCAGGCCATGCACCACTACGGGCTGTGGGCCACCGTGCGAAAGGGGTCGGAGTGA
- a CDS encoding metallopeptidase family protein, with product MEMDAEAFETLVVDELDRLPDDMVDGLENVVFVVEDRPEDGSLDLLGLYDGLAVTERGSYGMGELPDRIVVYREPHLAQCDDLDEVRDEVHTTLVHEIAHYYGIDDAQLHEMGWA from the coding sequence ATGGAGATGGACGCCGAGGCTTTCGAGACCCTCGTCGTCGACGAACTCGACCGGCTGCCCGACGACATGGTCGACGGCCTGGAGAACGTCGTGTTCGTCGTCGAGGACCGTCCGGAGGATGGCAGCCTCGATCTGCTCGGCCTGTACGACGGGCTCGCCGTGACCGAGCGCGGCAGTTACGGCATGGGCGAGCTGCCCGATCGCATCGTCGTCTACCGCGAGCCGCACCTGGCGCAGTGCGACGACCTCGACGAGGTGCGCGACGAAGTGCACACCACGCTCGTGCACGAGATCGCGCACTACTACGGCATCGACGATGCGCAGTTGCACGAGATGGGGTGGGCATGA